CTAACATGCCTTCGAGGTATTGTTCTTCGCCGCCATGCATGCTTTGCCAGGTCCAGCCACATACCATCTGGTTCCCATACATCAGCGTTGCATAGGCCGATTTCCTGATCGAGTTTGGAACTGCGGTCATGGTAGTGAACTCAGTACACCAGAAAGGGTTGGTGCTTTCAAACTGAATCCTTGCCATCCCGAATAAAGCATCTGTCACCCCCCAGTTGGTTGTGAGGGAAAGACCGGGATAGAAACCACATCCTTCCCGGGTCATTTTGCCTGAGTAGGCAATGGATGAATAATCAAAATATTTCAATGGACTGTAATACCAGGCGTTCGTGTTCACAAAAGCGTTGGGAGCATTGGTATTCACTTTATCAATAACCTTGAAAAGCAACTGATTCACCTCATCGGAAATAAAACGCCTGAAATCGAGCATTCTTTCCGGCGCGCCGTTCACTGTACCCGACACCGGCAGCCCGATTTCTTCAAACAGACCGATCCTCCTTGACCAGCGCTGCGTTGCCCAGGCTTTATTTAAACTATCAACGGTAGTATATTTCTTCTTTAGCCAGGCAATGTATCTTTCTTTTACCGTTTTGGAATAAGAGATGGGGCCATCGCCCGATTCATTGTCGATGCCGAATGCCAGCAACGCCGGGTGCCTGGCATACCGTTTTGTAAGCATATCAGTATAGCGTAATGCATACTGCTGATACATGGGGTCACCCACATCTACCATATAACGATGATTTGGGTACAATACATTTCCATTCGCATCTGTAATGTTCATGGAGGGATATTTATGGTGTAGCCAAAGGGGCGCAGGACGAATGGCAATATCCAAAATCACTTTTATCCCAGCTTTATTCATCTCATCCATCACCTGGTCGAACCAGGCAAAATCAAATTTTCTTTCTGCCGGTTCATAGCTGTCCCAGGCAAGATGCCCCATGCGCACCACCGTGAACCCGGCTTCTTTCATCAGCTCAATGTCTCTTTTTATCTTCTCTGCATTTTTATCATCGTGCGGATGATAGTTGGCGCCCACATATAACTGTTGTGCATTGGCGAACTCCAATGAAAGCACTATTATTCCAATCAGTAGCTGTAGCTTCATAATATTTGTCTGCTATAAAACAGGGGCCAGGTGGCATGCCACCTGGCCCCGCTTATAAATTAATTTATTTTAACAACCTTGAACGATCTCAACCAGTTTGTGCCATGCACCTCAACTATATATACGCCGGTTTGAAGCGAAGCTCCTATTGCCGTTTTGCCTGAAATGGCGGCATGTTGAATGGTTTGCACCTGTTTACCCAACACATCGAATACAACGATCCGCTCTACCTGATCGCGGTTATCAACTATTACCTCCAATTTCGATTTGAACGGGTTCGGATATACCTGTACCTGGTTGGTATTGTTAACCTGATCAACAGCTATCCGTGTATTCCCAACATTGGTTACTGTCCATTGCTGGTTATTGCTGTTACTCTGGCCCCATTGACTCAGATCGGCGCCGTTCGTGGTGCTGCCCAATCCGTCGAGGTACAAACCGGTGGCCTTATTCTTAAACTTTACGTAAATACCTGCCGCCTCTTTTGTCCAGTACTGTGCATCACTGCCGCTGAAACTATATTGTCCGGCAATGGAACCGTTGGCGTTCCTGTACATGCCATCAAGATATAACCCGGTAGCACGGTTTTTCAGTAGTACATAAGTGCCGGCTGTTTCCATCGTCCACTGCTGGTTATAACTTCCACTGTTACTCCATTGCCCACAGTTGGCGCCATTGCTGGTTCTACCGATCCCATCGATCAATAACCCGGTTGCGCGGTTGGCGAAAGTAACGTAGGTAGAAATTGATCCGCCGCCGCCAGCGCCCTGCATGATGGCATCGATAACGCCCTGATCGGTTGCGGCACCTGTACTGCGGTTAAATAAACCGAAATCACTGGCTCCATTGTCCCAGTAAACAGGCACCATGCCTTTACTCTTTGCCGAGCTTACCACATATTTATTGAAATATTCCCTTGAAGCCTGATGAACCGATGCATCGGCTGGATTGGTGCGTTTGATGGTACCAAATTCACCTATAAGCACCGGGATACCTTTATCAACGAACTTTGTTTTCATTAAGCCCAAAGCCCGTTCCACTTCACTCTCTTCACCCCAGGTGGCATTGCGCGAAGGCTCTATCGTTGAATGATAACCATTCCCCCAATAATAAAACATGGAACCCCAGGAAGCATCTGATGTTAAACCGCAATAATTCCAGGGTGTATAATAATGCACCTCCACCATCAGCCGGTTGGCGATCTGGTCTGTTGGCAGGGTGTTCATAAGGGTATTGGTGTTATCTATATTTGTTGACGGTCCCTGAATAATAAGGGTGCGGGAACTGTTGTTACCACCGGTTGCACGAACTGCGTTTATAAAGGTCTGGTGGTACGATAACAAAACCGACATACCGGTGGCATCCGATACAGCAGGTTCATTCGCACTGGCAAACAACAAATGCTCGTTGTAATTCTTAAAATAATTCGCGATCTGGGTCCAGTAATTTTGCTGTTTGGCATTTACCGCACTCTGGGCGCCTGTAGTACAGTTGTTTTCCAACCAGCCGCCATCCCAGTGAATGTTAATGATCGCATATAGTTGATTACCGATGCAGTAATCAACTACTGCTTTCACCCGTGCAAGCCAGTTAGCATCGATCACGCCATTGGTAGCATGGCAGTCCCAGGCACAGGGAATGCGCACGGTGTTAAATCCCGCGGCCTTTACTGCATTGATAAGCGTTTGGGAAGTTGTTGGGTTTCCCCAGGCATTTTCCCCGCAAATAGCTTCCAATGTATTTCCGAGGTTCCAACCCGCCTTCATTTGACCGGCTACCGTTTGGGCGGTTGGCAATTGCGAACAAACCTTAAGGGACATTAAAAGCCCCAGCAATAAAATTGTAAATACATGCTTTGTGTTTTTTTCATGTGACATAAGCAATGGTTTAAAGTGTGATTTGATTTTAAAAAGAAAACATCGTTTATACTTATTTTCATTTTGTGATCACATCTACTTCGCCATAACCAATGTTGTCATTATCCTCAGTATTCTTCAAAGCCCTTAATTTTAGATAACGGGCAGTTACCGCCGTAAACATTTTAGTTTGCCACAAAGGATTATTTTTAATATTCGAAAACTCACCGGCATCTACCAGCTTCCATTCCCTGTTGTCGGTGGATACATAGAACTGGTAATTTGTAATGATACCAGGCCCCCACATGCTTTGGTCGGGGTAATACCTGAAGCCAGTTAAATCTTCTGTTTTTCCTAAATCAATTACGAGATCGGCCGGCAATTTTGTTTCCTTTGGCTGATGCCATGCAGTGGCCGGATCGCCGTCCAATACTACGAACGCCTTTTCATCATCGATGCCAACAATTTTCCAATCGTTTCTTGGGAGATCGAATTGCTCATGGCATTCAGGACTGCTTTTGCGGGTAGCTGCATCAAATGCAATGGCCTTCACTTCCAGTTTTCCGGTTGTTTTAAAAGGACCTGTATATTTCATCGAACCGGGACCAGGTGTACTGCCGTCGAGGGTATAGTAAACACCCGATTCTTCATCAACCGGAATTATTTTTATTTCACCGGACTGGTTCCTGATAACAGCCGGCGCCGCCAGGATCTGTGGCGCGTTATAGATCCCGACATCCGTGATCAGCGGACAAGCTTTTGAACCGGTAATATTCAAACGGACCTTTGTAGCAGTTACACTTCGAAACCTCAGTATGCGTTTGTACCCAATGGTGGTTGCCTTTGCCAGTTCTTTCCAATTCCCGTTAACGAAGGCTTCCAGCGTAAAACTTTTTACCCGTTGCCCCAACCGGATATATTCCTGCACCATAAAACGATTGAACGTGGTTGGCTTGCCCAGCTCTATGGAAAGTGCAGCAGTTGTTATACCGTCATCAGTGGCCCAATAAGTTTCTTTATTGCCATCGGTTACGTTAGCCGCATCAAACTGTTTTACATTGCCACGAACATTTGTAGCCGTTGCGGTTGCTTTTGCAGCAAGATCTGCCGCGAATGCCTCTTTCACTGCTTTAGCAAACCCAAGTGCCGCTTTTTCATCATTGGCATGGATCAACCCATTTGGCATGACCGGAAAGTTGAGCAACAATGTGCCATTACGTCCAATGGAGTTGTAGTAGAGATCCATTAATTGAGGCACTGTTTTTACTTTGGCATCTTCACCCGGATGATAGAACCACTCAGGGCGGATGGATGTATTTACTTCCGCAGCCACCCATGAATCCCCGTTTTCCAGCCCATAATGCAACATATTGTATGGCACTTCACCTGTGGCGTTCAGCAGGCTCCAGTTGGTTTCGCCTACATAACCGGCTTCCGTACCCACCCAACGCAGATCACCCCTGTCGCCTCCATCGTTCCAGATCACTATATTGGGCTGTAGTTTCCGGATAAGCTTATACGTGTTTGACCAGTCGTAATATGTAGTGCGATCAATTTTACGGGTTTCATTGGCGCCGCCATAATAGCCTGAGCCACCATTCGCTCCATCGAACCACACTTCGAAAATGGGCCCATAGTTGGTGAGCAGCTCAGTAAGCTGTTTGCGGAAGTAGGTAATGTATTCCGGTTTCCCATAATCTGGGTGGTTCCTGTCCCATGGCGACAAATAGATGCCTAATTTCAACCCGTATTCTTTGCAGGCATCGGCCATTTCGCGCACCACATCACCTTTACCGTTTTTCCATGGTGCATTTTTTACGGAGTATGCTGTATATTTTGAAGGCCAGAGACAAAAACCACAGTGATGCTTTGCGGTGATTATGATCCCTTTCATACCTGCCTGTTTGCAAATGCGGGCCCACTGCCGGCAATCCAGTTTTCCGGGATTAAACAGTTTCACGTCTTCGTTCCCAAATCCCCATGATTGATCTGTATAGGTGTTTAATGAAAAATGAACAAATGCATAACACTCCATTTGCTGCCACCGCATTTGATTGGCCGATGGCACCGGACCATATGGTTTGGGCGCCGCCGGTTGGGCCCTGGTTTGATATTGTGCACTGGCAAAA
The Niastella koreensis GR20-10 genome window above contains:
- a CDS encoding beta-galactosidase, which produces MKLQLLIGIIVLSLEFANAQQLYVGANYHPHDDKNAEKIKRDIELMKEAGFTVVRMGHLAWDSYEPAERKFDFAWFDQVMDEMNKAGIKVILDIAIRPAPLWLHHKYPSMNITDANGNVLYPNHRYMVDVGDPMYQQYALRYTDMLTKRYARHPALLAFGIDNESGDGPISYSKTVKERYIAWLKKKYTTVDSLNKAWATQRWSRRIGLFEEIGLPVSGTVNGAPERMLDFRRFISDEVNQLLFKVIDKVNTNAPNAFVNTNAWYYSPLKYFDYSSIAYSGKMTREGCGFYPGLSLTTNWGVTDALFGMARIQFESTNPFWCTEFTTMTAVPNSIRKSAYATLMYGNQMVCGWTWQSMHGGEEQYLEGMLDWDGVPNRKYEEYKKIAAEFKKIERYFPYKLKAEVGLAFSFPSQIASSSFPEQHDQQLQACFNLFHYRNMDARVVEISKSALDYKLLFVPGVAVMDKTTAGKIRDFVKNGGTVVMTANSAIVDETGQVFASTHPGHLSDVFGIRVGGFEETEALNEISGKSFKGKKVEVAYKGKEITTESTRIDVIESKGVEVLATITSLDKDYPVITANKYGKGRAIYVGLPAKGEILNPLLDDLISELSLRKGPAVPSGVMARQIDKDHFLYLNVSGEPKEIRQQGRTHSVLFNKEYSGNFMLAPYEPEFIETGN
- a CDS encoding cellulase family glycosylhydrolase; protein product: MSHEKNTKHVFTILLLGLLMSLKVCSQLPTAQTVAGQMKAGWNLGNTLEAICGENAWGNPTTSQTLINAVKAAGFNTVRIPCAWDCHATNGVIDANWLARVKAVVDYCIGNQLYAIINIHWDGGWLENNCTTGAQSAVNAKQQNYWTQIANYFKNYNEHLLFASANEPAVSDATGMSVLLSYHQTFINAVRATGGNNSSRTLIIQGPSTNIDNTNTLMNTLPTDQIANRLMVEVHYYTPWNYCGLTSDASWGSMFYYWGNGYHSTIEPSRNATWGEESEVERALGLMKTKFVDKGIPVLIGEFGTIKRTNPADASVHQASREYFNKYVVSSAKSKGMVPVYWDNGASDFGLFNRSTGAATDQGVIDAIMQGAGGGGSISTYVTFANRATGLLIDGIGRTSNGANCGQWSNSGSYNQQWTMETAGTYVLLKNRATGLYLDGMYRNANGSIAGQYSFSGSDAQYWTKEAAGIYVKFKNKATGLYLDGLGSTTNGADLSQWGQSNSNNQQWTVTNVGNTRIAVDQVNNTNQVQVYPNPFKSKLEVIVDNRDQVERIVVFDVLGKQVQTIQHAAISGKTAIGASLQTGVYIVEVHGTNWLRSFKVVKIN
- a CDS encoding alpha-L-fucosidase — encoded protein: MNRKIIVVLLIQLSLFASAQYQTRAQPAAPKPYGPVPSANQMRWQQMECYAFVHFSLNTYTDQSWGFGNEDVKLFNPGKLDCRQWARICKQAGMKGIIITAKHHCGFCLWPSKYTAYSVKNAPWKNGKGDVVREMADACKEYGLKLGIYLSPWDRNHPDYGKPEYITYFRKQLTELLTNYGPIFEVWFDGANGGSGYYGGANETRKIDRTTYYDWSNTYKLIRKLQPNIVIWNDGGDRGDLRWVGTEAGYVGETNWSLLNATGEVPYNMLHYGLENGDSWVAAEVNTSIRPEWFYHPGEDAKVKTVPQLMDLYYNSIGRNGTLLLNFPVMPNGLIHANDEKAALGFAKAVKEAFAADLAAKATATATNVRGNVKQFDAANVTDGNKETYWATDDGITTAALSIELGKPTTFNRFMVQEYIRLGQRVKSFTLEAFVNGNWKELAKATTIGYKRILRFRSVTATKVRLNITGSKACPLITDVGIYNAPQILAAPAVIRNQSGEIKIIPVDEESGVYYTLDGSTPGPGSMKYTGPFKTTGKLEVKAIAFDAATRKSSPECHEQFDLPRNDWKIVGIDDEKAFVVLDGDPATAWHQPKETKLPADLVIDLGKTEDLTGFRYYPDQSMWGPGIITNYQFYVSTDNREWKLVDAGEFSNIKNNPLWQTKMFTAVTARYLKLRALKNTEDNDNIGYGEVDVITK